In the Candidatus Electrothrix sp. GW3-4 genome, one interval contains:
- a CDS encoding methyltransferase domain-containing protein, translating into MDPQTLPAEAQELYQRIKQQYRVAFEALKLDDELQLHLLKITDIEQMLAGKDPLKNPSEFPFWVRLWEAAVVLSRLMVNVRPAPGATVLELGAGLGAPGLTAAALGCSVTLTDYEEIILDFGRVSAAASKLDQVQFSLLDWLDPPEMERYDIVLGAEVLFREEFFQPLLSVLRRAVKPDGVVYLAHDLKRKSVYPFLQLAEKEYVISASKRVLKSLEQDKEILLTRLTPR; encoded by the coding sequence ATGGATCCGCAGACGCTCCCCGCTGAAGCTCAGGAGCTTTATCAGAGAATCAAGCAGCAGTATCGTGTCGCTTTTGAAGCGTTGAAGCTCGATGATGAGCTTCAGCTCCACCTCTTGAAAATTACCGATATTGAGCAGATGCTGGCAGGCAAGGACCCGCTGAAAAATCCCTCGGAATTTCCTTTTTGGGTGCGCCTTTGGGAGGCGGCTGTTGTCCTGTCTCGTCTCATGGTGAACGTACGTCCTGCCCCTGGGGCAACAGTACTTGAGCTTGGTGCGGGGCTTGGTGCTCCAGGTTTGACAGCAGCAGCCTTAGGCTGTTCTGTCACTCTGACTGATTACGAGGAGATAATTCTTGATTTTGGCAGGGTTAGTGCTGCAGCTTCAAAGCTCGATCAAGTGCAGTTTTCCCTTTTAGATTGGCTTGATCCACCGGAAATGGAGCGCTATGACATCGTCCTTGGAGCAGAAGTGCTTTTTCGGGAGGAGTTTTTTCAGCCCCTGCTCTCTGTTCTCCGCCGGGCCGTAAAGCCGGATGGGGTTGTCTATCTTGCCCATGATTTGAAGAGGAAGTCGGTTTATCCTTTTCTCCAATTGGCGGAAAAAGAGTATGTCATCTCTGCCTCAAAACGCGTCTTAAAAAGTTTGGAGCAGGATAAAGAGATCCTGCTGACGCGTTTGACTCCCCGGTGA
- a CDS encoding bifunctional precorrin-2 dehydrogenase/sirohydrochlorin ferrochelatase produces MYPVSLNIAGKLCVVVGGGNVAARKVLSLLKAQASVRIISPQLTEALSGQVANAAVDWWGRGYQSGDLDGALLVFAATDNRQVQDAVVRDAQKAGLLINVADAPELCDFQVPAVVRRDNLSIAVSTNGASPALAGKIRQELEERYGEEYAVLLRLMARLRARICNDASSEGGDRRRVFQNILHEDIIQWIRGGQWERIAQHLDTVLGPGRHFDLSELREREITP; encoded by the coding sequence GTGTACCCTGTCAGCTTAAATATTGCCGGAAAACTCTGTGTTGTTGTGGGGGGCGGCAATGTGGCCGCACGGAAAGTCCTTTCTCTGCTCAAGGCCCAGGCTTCTGTGCGAATTATCAGTCCGCAACTGACTGAGGCCTTGTCAGGACAGGTAGCGAATGCTGCTGTTGATTGGTGGGGCAGGGGCTATCAGAGTGGGGATCTTGACGGGGCTCTGCTGGTGTTCGCTGCTACCGATAATCGGCAAGTTCAGGATGCTGTTGTCCGGGATGCGCAGAAGGCAGGTCTCCTGATCAATGTGGCTGATGCCCCAGAGCTCTGCGATTTTCAGGTGCCAGCGGTTGTTCGAAGAGACAATTTAAGCATAGCCGTCTCCACCAATGGGGCAAGTCCAGCCTTGGCTGGAAAAATTCGCCAGGAGTTGGAAGAAAGATACGGAGAGGAGTACGCTGTTTTGTTGCGCCTGATGGCTCGCCTGAGAGCGCGAATTTGCAACGATGCTTCTTCAGAAGGAGGCGATCGGAGAAGGGTATTCCAAAATATCCTCCATGAGGATATAATTCAGTGGATACGAGGTGGGCAGTGGGAGCGCATAGCACAGCACCTTGATACCGTCCTTGGCCCTGGTAGACATTTTGATCTCAGTGAACTCAGAGAAAGAGAGATAACACCCTGA
- the ccsA gene encoding cytochrome c biogenesis protein CcsA, translated as MSYLLFQTSFAAYLAAAVVYTVFFWSQKNRIRNVARIVFVGAASLHTLNILFRYIEAGHTPITSIHETVSFFAWSIAWCHLSFRWRYTVKNSGTFTAIIVLLLMLAASLASREILPLPPELRSWWLPIHASISIIAAAFLTLAAIGGIMYLLQERELKQKRFGFFFSRLPSLDTLDKLNQHCISIGFPLMTVGMFAGYAWARQIWGGRPWHWNPKIIMSVITWLLYAGLMHQRFTMGWRGRRAAWITVIAFFAVLLTLWFMLREGV; from the coding sequence ATGAGCTACCTGCTTTTTCAAACCAGCTTTGCAGCCTATCTTGCTGCTGCTGTCGTTTATACAGTCTTCTTTTGGAGCCAGAAGAACCGGATAAGAAATGTTGCACGCATTGTCTTTGTCGGAGCGGCTTCTCTGCATACTCTTAATATCCTTTTTCGCTATATTGAGGCCGGGCATACTCCTATTACCAGTATTCATGAGACCGTTTCTTTCTTTGCCTGGTCAATAGCTTGGTGCCATCTTTCTTTTCGCTGGCGCTATACGGTCAAGAATTCCGGTACCTTTACCGCAATTATTGTCCTCCTCCTGATGCTGGCAGCCTCATTAGCCTCCCGGGAGATTCTTCCATTACCGCCTGAGTTGCGGTCCTGGTGGCTTCCTATTCATGCCTCTATTTCTATTATAGCCGCAGCCTTTCTGACCTTGGCCGCGATCGGAGGAATCATGTATCTGCTTCAGGAGCGGGAGCTGAAACAGAAGCGGTTTGGTTTCTTTTTCTCGCGTCTGCCCTCACTGGATACCCTGGATAAACTGAATCAGCACTGCATCAGTATAGGTTTTCCCTTGATGACGGTGGGGATGTTTGCCGGGTATGCCTGGGCCCGCCAGATATGGGGTGGTCGTCCTTGGCATTGGAATCCAAAGATTATCATGTCCGTGATAACATGGTTGCTGTATGCGGGGCTTATGCATCAGCGTTTCACGATGGGATGGCGGGGCCGTCGGGCCGCCTGGATAACCGTTATCGCTTTTTTTGCAGTGTTGCTGACACTCTGGTTTATGTTAAGAGAAGGAGTGTAA
- the hemA gene encoding glutamyl-tRNA reductase: MGQDSIVLLGVNHKKTPLEIREKLALTGGYKEPLETLRKLAGLKEYYLLSTCNRVEVLFICQDPEQMRREVLDLLFAGKVSRDEVSGCIYVYENEEAVRHLFMVSSSLDSMIVGESQILGQLKEAFRHAAEQKTAGLILNRLLHKSFSVAKRVRTETRIGANAVSISYAAVELGRKIFGDLRGKRVMLVGAGEMAELAAEHLVGQGIQEVVVANRTLARAMKLAARFKGRAVGLDEVVEQLLDVDILISSTGAEGLVLYKKDIAPLMPRRRNRPLFFIDIAVPRDLDPEINTLENIYLYDIDDLNNVVEMNREQRDKEAIKARRIVEEETLKFQRWLEGMEVTPTIVDLRAIAESICQAELAKTLPRLNGISAKERESIERMASSIVGKILHHPMQYLKADHDSLDQSERIMQVRTLFQLNEQGNQADD, translated from the coding sequence ATGGGCCAGGATTCCATAGTTCTCCTCGGAGTAAATCATAAGAAAACCCCTTTGGAAATACGTGAGAAATTGGCGCTCACTGGAGGGTACAAAGAACCACTGGAAACGTTGCGCAAGCTGGCCGGACTCAAGGAGTATTATCTCCTTTCCACCTGCAATCGGGTGGAGGTCCTGTTTATCTGTCAAGATCCAGAGCAGATGCGTCGCGAGGTGCTTGATCTGCTTTTTGCCGGTAAGGTGAGTCGAGACGAGGTAAGTGGCTGCATCTATGTTTACGAGAACGAGGAGGCAGTACGGCACCTCTTCATGGTCTCCTCCAGTTTAGACTCCATGATCGTGGGTGAGTCGCAGATTCTCGGACAGTTGAAAGAGGCCTTCCGCCACGCAGCAGAGCAGAAAACAGCAGGTTTGATTTTGAATAGGCTGCTGCACAAGTCTTTTTCTGTGGCGAAACGAGTGCGAACGGAAACCCGAATTGGGGCCAATGCGGTCTCCATTTCTTATGCCGCAGTAGAGTTAGGGCGCAAGATCTTCGGTGATCTCCGGGGTAAACGCGTTATGCTGGTCGGGGCTGGCGAGATGGCTGAACTCGCTGCCGAGCACCTCGTTGGGCAGGGGATTCAGGAGGTCGTGGTTGCTAACCGTACCCTAGCGCGGGCCATGAAATTAGCTGCCCGTTTCAAGGGCAGGGCCGTGGGGCTGGATGAGGTGGTTGAGCAGCTTCTTGACGTGGATATTCTTATCAGTTCTACCGGAGCTGAGGGGTTGGTTCTGTATAAAAAAGATATTGCACCGCTTATGCCCCGACGACGCAACAGGCCGCTTTTCTTTATCGATATTGCCGTGCCTCGGGATCTGGATCCGGAGATCAATACCTTGGAAAATATTTATCTCTATGATATTGATGATTTGAACAATGTAGTTGAGATGAACCGTGAGCAGCGGGACAAAGAGGCGATCAAGGCCCGGCGTATTGTTGAAGAAGAAACCCTGAAGTTTCAGCGCTGGCTTGAGGGGATGGAAGTGACGCCGACCATTGTCGATCTCAGGGCGATTGCTGAATCTATTTGCCAGGCCGAACTGGCTAAAACCCTGCCCCGCCTCAACGGCATAAGTGCCAAGGAGAGAGAATCCATTGAGCGGATGGCCTCCTCTATTGTTGGGAAAATACTCCATCATCCTATGCAGTACCTGAAAGCCGATCACGATAGCCTTGATCAATCGGAGCGAATTATGCAAGTCCGTACCTTGTTTCAACTCAATGAACAAGGGAATCAAGCTGACGATTGA
- a CDS encoding transcriptional repressor: MKDILRMTHQRELILEELGNCHNHPTADALYERIKKKLPRISLATVYRNLEILSEAGMIRKLEISGRQKRFDKEIEQHDHVFCVQCRRVDDIRFDQSRLISLEEGQSQGYKISGCRVEFFGLCPKCQARNKKKVAKKDDCDAGCKGACKKSVLSVRQREVLKALATSDDVCANKDIAAVTSLEPKQISCQLTALKKKGFVTSPVRCKYEITEAGKAAL; the protein is encoded by the coding sequence ATGAAAGATATCTTACGAATGACCCACCAGCGTGAATTGATTCTAGAAGAGCTTGGAAATTGCCATAACCATCCTACTGCTGATGCATTGTACGAGCGAATCAAGAAGAAGTTACCGCGTATCAGCTTGGCTACTGTGTATAGGAATCTTGAGATTCTGTCCGAAGCAGGAATGATCAGGAAGTTGGAAATCAGCGGGCGTCAGAAGCGATTCGACAAGGAAATAGAACAACACGACCATGTTTTTTGTGTACAATGTCGTCGTGTTGACGATATTAGATTTGATCAGAGTCGGTTAATCTCTTTGGAAGAAGGCCAGAGCCAAGGGTATAAAATTTCTGGCTGCCGGGTGGAATTCTTCGGCCTCTGTCCGAAATGCCAGGCCAGGAACAAGAAGAAGGTGGCGAAAAAAGATGACTGTGACGCCGGGTGTAAGGGGGCTTGTAAAAAAAGCGTATTAAGTGTTCGGCAACGTGAGGTCCTTAAGGCCTTGGCAACATCAGATGATGTCTGTGCGAATAAAGATATTGCCGCTGTCACCTCGTTAGAGCCTAAACAGATCAGCTGTCAGCTGACCGCGTTGAAGAAGAAAGGCTTTGTCACCAGCCCTGTTCGATGCAAGTATGAAATAACCGAAGCTGGAAAAGCAGCATTATAG
- the rbr gene encoding rubrerythrin encodes MTVLQGSQTEKNILTAFAGESQARNRYSFAAKVAKKEGLVQISNIFEKTAEQERAHAKTLFKLLEGGEVEVQASFPAGTIGTTMENLEAAAAGEEHEYMEMYPDFAKVAEEEGFSLVAATFRAIARAEQQHAKQYRSFISNLKDGKVFKRDETVTWYCIKCGFLHESPEAPLKCPACSHPQGYFELLAENW; translated from the coding sequence ATGACCGTATTGCAAGGTTCCCAGACAGAGAAGAATATCCTTACCGCATTCGCTGGCGAATCCCAGGCCAGAAACCGCTACTCATTTGCGGCAAAAGTTGCCAAAAAGGAGGGCTTGGTGCAGATTTCCAATATCTTTGAGAAGACGGCGGAACAGGAGCGAGCCCATGCCAAGACCCTGTTTAAGCTGCTTGAAGGTGGTGAGGTTGAAGTGCAGGCCTCTTTTCCTGCTGGAACCATAGGAACGACCATGGAAAATCTGGAAGCAGCCGCAGCCGGAGAAGAGCATGAATATATGGAAATGTATCCTGATTTCGCCAAGGTTGCCGAGGAAGAGGGCTTCTCTCTTGTTGCCGCTACCTTCAGGGCCATTGCCAGGGCAGAGCAACAGCACGCAAAGCAGTACCGTTCTTTTATTAGTAATTTAAAGGATGGAAAGGTCTTTAAGCGTGATGAAACCGTGACCTGGTATTGTATAAAATGCGGTTTTCTGCATGAAAGCCCAGAGGCCCCCCTGAAGTGCCCGGCCTGTTCTCATCCGCAAGGGTATTTTGAGCTCCTTGCAGAAAATTGGTAA
- a CDS encoding peroxiredoxin: MCRLVTKQAPGFTATAVMGDGSFKDDFTLSDYRGKYVILFFYPLDFTFVCPSEIIAFDKALAKFHEKNCEVIGVSIDSQFSHWAWRNTPVNNGGIGEIQYPLVADLDKTISRQYGVLLDMGVALRGTFLIDKEGVIRHAVVNDLPLGRSIEEALRMVDALIFHETHGDVCPANWKEGEDAMTPTAEGVADYLSKNAS; this comes from the coding sequence ATGTGCAGATTGGTTACGAAGCAGGCCCCTGGTTTTACAGCAACCGCTGTGATGGGCGACGGTTCTTTTAAAGACGATTTCACGTTGTCCGATTATCGCGGCAAATATGTCATCCTTTTCTTTTACCCTCTCGATTTTACCTTTGTCTGTCCCTCGGAGATCATCGCCTTTGATAAGGCCTTGGCAAAATTTCACGAAAAGAACTGCGAGGTTATCGGAGTTTCCATCGATTCGCAATTCAGTCACTGGGCCTGGAGAAATACCCCGGTCAATAATGGCGGTATCGGCGAAATTCAATATCCTCTGGTTGCAGATCTGGATAAAACGATATCTCGTCAGTACGGGGTCTTGTTGGATATGGGCGTTGCCCTGCGAGGTACCTTCCTGATTGACAAGGAAGGCGTTATCCGCCATGCCGTTGTTAATGATCTCCCCCTTGGCCGTTCTATTGAAGAGGCCCTGCGCATGGTCGATGCCTTGATCTTTCACGAAACCCATGGCGATGTCTGTCCCGCCAACTGGAAAGAGGGTGAAGATGCCATGACCCCAACAGCCGAAGGGGTTGCCGATTACCTGAGCAAAAACGCCAGCTGA
- a CDS encoding desulfoferrodoxin, translated as MMTKKNEVYKCPLCGNIVQVLHTGAGELVCCGQPMELMTENTVDAAQEKHIPVVEKTENGYTVTVGSVAHPMEEKHWIEWIELVTDTAVYRADLKPGDAPEAVFCTEAGAVTARAYCNLHGLWKA; from the coding sequence ATGATGACCAAGAAGAACGAAGTCTATAAATGTCCCTTATGTGGAAACATCGTTCAGGTGCTGCATACCGGTGCCGGTGAATTGGTATGCTGCGGTCAACCCATGGAGCTGATGACGGAAAATACCGTTGATGCAGCTCAGGAAAAACACATTCCTGTCGTTGAAAAAACAGAGAACGGGTATACGGTCACTGTCGGCTCTGTTGCGCATCCTATGGAGGAAAAACACTGGATTGAATGGATTGAGTTGGTGACAGATACCGCTGTTTATCGGGCAGATCTGAAGCCAGGAGATGCCCCGGAAGCTGTTTTTTGTACAGAGGCTGGTGCTGTGACTGCACGGGCCTACTGTAATTTACACGGGCTTTGGAAAGCATAA
- a CDS encoding rubredoxin: METYTCDVCGYDYNPEAGDPDNDVAPGTPWDQVPEEWICPVCGAGKDAFEVA; encoded by the coding sequence ATGGAAACATACACATGTGATGTCTGCGGCTATGATTACAACCCAGAGGCTGGGGACCCGGACAATGATGTTGCCCCAGGTACACCTTGGGATCAGGTGCCGGAAGAGTGGATTTGTCCTGTCTGTGGGGCTGGTAAGGATGCCTTTGAGGTAGCATAA
- a CDS encoding flavodoxin domain-containing protein, translated as MNPIELTKNVYWVGAIDWMTRDFHGYSTERGTTYNAYLIVDEKITLIDTVKEGYRRELMHRIRNIIDPKKIDYMVVNHVEMDHSGVLPEVIREIEPEKVICSKMGHKALMKHFHEADWPYHVVTPGEELSLGEKTLNFVETRMLHWPDSMFTYIKEDQILFSSDAFGEHLATSERFDDEVNQDVLMYEATKYYANILTLYSPLVKKLIKQVEDMHLPIKMIAPDHGIIWRKNPGKILEAYSRWCVNEGNGKALIIYDSMWHSTEMMAKSIAAGLLDKGVNYKLLNLQVNHRSNVMCDVLEASAIILGCPTLNNGMLPRMAGFLMYMRGLRPTNKIGAAFGSFGWSGEAVKLMNTAMTEMHFTLVHKGLKVQYVPEHGHLQECVELGHTVGQALLDIQEGKEVEAVI; from the coding sequence GTGAATCCCATTGAACTGACGAAAAATGTATACTGGGTTGGTGCCATTGATTGGATGACCAGAGATTTCCACGGCTATTCCACCGAACGCGGTACCACCTATAATGCCTATCTGATCGTCGATGAAAAGATTACCCTGATTGATACGGTCAAAGAGGGCTACCGTCGTGAATTGATGCACCGTATCCGCAATATTATTGATCCGAAAAAGATTGATTATATGGTTGTTAACCATGTGGAGATGGATCATTCCGGTGTCCTGCCTGAGGTGATTCGGGAGATTGAACCAGAAAAGGTTATCTGCTCCAAGATGGGGCATAAGGCCCTGATGAAGCATTTTCATGAAGCCGATTGGCCCTACCATGTCGTCACCCCTGGAGAAGAGCTGAGCCTGGGCGAGAAGACCCTGAACTTCGTTGAAACCCGGATGCTGCACTGGCCAGACTCTATGTTCACCTACATAAAGGAGGATCAGATCCTCTTTTCCAGTGATGCCTTTGGCGAGCATCTCGCCACCAGTGAGCGCTTTGACGACGAGGTCAATCAGGATGTCCTTATGTATGAGGCAACCAAGTATTATGCCAATATCCTGACCCTCTATTCTCCTCTTGTCAAAAAACTCATTAAGCAAGTAGAGGATATGCACCTGCCGATCAAAATGATTGCACCGGATCATGGTATCATCTGGCGGAAGAATCCGGGGAAGATCCTGGAGGCCTACTCACGCTGGTGCGTGAACGAGGGCAACGGTAAGGCCTTGATCATCTATGACAGCATGTGGCATTCTACTGAGATGATGGCGAAATCCATTGCCGCAGGTCTTCTGGATAAGGGGGTTAACTATAAGCTTTTGAATCTTCAGGTGAACCACCGCAGTAATGTTATGTGCGATGTCCTTGAGGCCAGTGCTATTATTCTTGGCTGCCCGACCCTGAACAACGGTATGCTGCCAAGGATGGCAGGCTTCCTGATGTACATGCGTGGTCTGCGACCGACCAATAAAATAGGGGCTGCCTTTGGCTCCTTTGGCTGGTCTGGCGAGGCAGTGAAGTTAATGAACACGGCTATGACGGAAATGCACTTCACCTTGGTGCATAAGGGATTAAAGGTGCAGTATGTTCCTGAGCACGGACATCTGCAGGAATGTGTGGAGCTTGGTCATACCGTGGGCCAGGCCCTGCTTGATATTCAGGAAGGAAAAGAGGTAGAAGCTGTCATCTGA
- a CDS encoding tetratricopeptide repeat protein, with product MSKYSVALSPKAYTQRLIIQKKKFLQAVTTAMEQNEESKRERLQLVVVSLTEALTFIKQSYKHEATCRKGALMAFDKMQRMLGEALYSRAAESVCSKDSTLEAEQILDKVIGKGGKGGAFAAFHSGRLAECRMDFNRAMVRFDKAVELDKANPHYLRAAGLLARKMYQHKKALMRFMVLEKLLGQQGKDSVELAVARREVAYSAALFGQHKQADAYYSKAMDSLTKLVGQDHPEMGICWYQVGLLKESQGLYEEAEEPYKKALAIMDTAGDDIILADILDKLARLHMELEGEQDAIPLLERLLKIKKNSPAPDLAGIIIIYNNVGEAYRICGKYEQSEKYYQQALAVTQKLRGKEHPAVGSIYQELAKLCERQRKMDEVKKYNEMAAAIFQRVLEEQEAAAGETEGRLTL from the coding sequence GTGTCGAAATATAGCGTAGCACTGTCGCCCAAGGCCTATACCCAGCGGCTGATTATCCAGAAGAAGAAGTTTCTCCAGGCAGTCACTACCGCGATGGAGCAAAACGAGGAGAGTAAACGGGAACGACTGCAGCTTGTCGTTGTCAGCCTGACTGAGGCTCTGACCTTTATCAAGCAGAGCTATAAGCACGAGGCGACCTGTCGCAAAGGCGCCCTGATGGCCTTTGACAAAATGCAACGTATGCTGGGAGAGGCCCTGTATAGCCGGGCTGCCGAGAGCGTATGCAGCAAGGACAGTACCCTGGAGGCAGAACAAATCCTTGACAAGGTGATCGGCAAAGGGGGAAAGGGCGGTGCCTTTGCCGCCTTTCACAGCGGCCGGCTGGCAGAATGCCGCATGGATTTCAACCGGGCAATGGTCCGTTTTGATAAGGCGGTGGAGCTTGACAAGGCCAATCCCCATTATCTCCGGGCCGCTGGCCTGCTGGCCCGGAAGATGTACCAGCATAAAAAGGCCTTAATGCGCTTTATGGTCCTGGAAAAGCTGCTTGGCCAACAGGGCAAGGACTCGGTGGAGCTGGCCGTGGCCCGGCGGGAAGTGGCCTACAGCGCAGCCCTGTTCGGACAGCATAAGCAGGCAGATGCCTATTATAGCAAGGCGATGGACAGCCTGACCAAGCTGGTCGGTCAAGATCATCCTGAAATGGGGATTTGCTGGTATCAGGTCGGACTCCTCAAGGAAAGCCAAGGGCTGTATGAAGAGGCGGAAGAGCCCTATAAAAAGGCCCTGGCCATTATGGATACGGCTGGAGACGATATTATTCTGGCTGATATCCTCGACAAATTAGCCCGACTGCATATGGAGCTGGAAGGCGAGCAAGATGCCATCCCCCTGCTCGAACGACTGCTCAAGATCAAGAAAAACTCCCCTGCCCCGGATCTGGCAGGCATTATTATCATCTATAATAACGTCGGGGAGGCATACCGCATCTGCGGCAAATACGAACAATCAGAAAAATATTATCAGCAGGCCCTGGCCGTAACCCAAAAATTACGGGGCAAGGAGCATCCGGCGGTGGGCAGTATTTACCAGGAATTGGCCAAGCTCTGTGAACGGCAAAGAAAGATGGATGAGGTGAAGAAATACAACGAGATGGCTGCAGCTATTTTTCAGCGGGTCCTGGAAGAGCAGGAGGCAGCGGCCGGGGAAACAGAGGGACGGTTGACCTTATAG
- the tgt gene encoding tRNA guanosine(34) transglycosylase Tgt: protein MPTKNTALSPYTLLHKSSECPARCGQVRTLHGTFATPVFMPVGTLGTVKAVTPENLEELGAQIILGNTYHLFIRPGHELVRSFGGLHGFMHWDKPILTDSGGFQIFSLKELAKITEEGATFRSHMDGAKLFLSPEKAVEVQEALGADIMMVLDTCIPYPATLDEAQKATALTARWARRCRAAQSDTGQLLFGILQGGMYPELRKPAAEELIEIGFDGYAMGGLSVGEPKELMHEMLDASVHLLPDSHPKYLMGVGTPEDLVEGVYRGVDMFDCVMPTRNARNGMLFTSQGRVVIKNSRYREDPRPLDEQCTCYTCRHYSRAYLRHLFQCREILAYQLNSIHNLHYYCTLMADMRRAIAEDRFLAFRRNFYAQRERPQ from the coding sequence ATGCCCACAAAAAACACCGCTTTATCGCCCTATACCCTCCTGCATAAGTCCAGTGAATGCCCGGCCCGTTGTGGTCAGGTGCGTACCCTGCACGGAACCTTTGCTACCCCGGTCTTTATGCCAGTGGGGACCTTGGGCACGGTCAAGGCGGTCACCCCGGAAAACCTGGAAGAACTCGGGGCCCAGATTATCCTGGGCAATACCTATCACCTCTTTATTCGGCCTGGCCATGAGTTGGTGCGCAGCTTTGGTGGTCTGCACGGCTTCATGCATTGGGATAAGCCCATCCTCACCGACTCCGGCGGCTTTCAGATCTTCAGTCTCAAGGAGTTGGCCAAAATTACCGAGGAGGGCGCGACCTTCCGTTCCCATATGGACGGGGCTAAGCTCTTTCTCAGTCCAGAAAAGGCGGTCGAAGTCCAGGAGGCCTTGGGGGCAGACATCATGATGGTACTGGACACCTGCATTCCCTATCCAGCCACCTTGGACGAGGCGCAAAAGGCCACTGCTCTGACCGCTCGCTGGGCCCGGCGCTGTCGGGCGGCCCAGTCAGATACTGGTCAGCTGCTGTTCGGTATCCTCCAGGGGGGTATGTATCCTGAGCTCCGTAAACCCGCTGCTGAGGAACTGATCGAGATCGGTTTTGATGGCTATGCCATGGGCGGCCTGTCCGTGGGGGAGCCCAAAGAGCTCATGCATGAGATGCTGGATGCCTCGGTCCATCTTTTGCCGGACAGTCATCCCAAATACCTGATGGGGGTTGGTACCCCGGAGGACTTGGTTGAGGGGGTCTATCGGGGCGTGGATATGTTTGATTGCGTCATGCCTACTCGCAATGCCCGCAATGGAATGCTCTTTACTTCACAGGGCAGAGTTGTTATAAAAAATAGTCGATATCGGGAAGATCCGCGGCCCCTGGACGAGCAATGTACCTGCTATACCTGCCGCCATTATTCTCGGGCCTATCTGCGTCATCTTTTTCAATGCCGGGAGATCCTGGCCTATCAGCTGAACAGTATCCATAACCTGCATTATTACTGCACGTTGATGGCTGATATGCGGCGAGCCATTGCAGAAGATCGTTTTTTGGCCTTTCGTCGAAATTTTTATGCCCAGCGGGAACGCCCGCAATAA